GTTAAACTGAGCACTGTTCTTTGGAAAAACTCCAGGTAtcttctgcatatttgaccccTTTCCaacagtgactgtatgattttgacaTTTATCTTTTGACACTGGTGACAACTGagagactcaaacacaactattataAAAGCTGCAAACATTCAATGGTGGTCAAAAAGGCTTCACGATGATCAGggtaaattgtttttattttgtattctgGGAGACATGCCTTGAACATCAGAGAATATTTGCAGCTTttgatcatccaggtaacaacACAcatgtatgtaaacttttgaacagactCTTTTGTCTAAATTCAGTTATTATTTGGTCTTGTGGTCTGCATGTAAACATCTGTAATGTGAAATAACTTTTTGCTTTAAAGcagcacaaaataaaacaaaattactttTGGTGCAATAAACAATCCTAAGTAGTTTATTTTCCTTGCTCAAGTCACATTAGAGaaagtatttaaaaatcatttaaagggctagttcacccaaaaaatgaaaattctgtcagcatTTACTTTCCCTCAAGTTGGCTTGCATAtatgaaagacaaaaaaaaaactatggaagtCCATGGGGACCATAAACTGTTTgcttacccatattcttcaaaatatcgttttttttttttttttttttttgagcattcagcagaaaaaaattcatacaggtttggaacaacttgagggtgagtaaatgatgacagaattttaagttTTGGTTGATCTCTTTAAATGCATGTAACACTGAAGTCTGACCAACCATTGCAAGATAATGCTGCCCCACCAAGTgcactattttgtattttgtccaCCAGGTGGCAGGCCAGAATTATAATGTTTGAGTGTAAAATATACAGCAACACCAATTTCTAACATAAAAGATGTTGTCACTGAGCAGCCATCTGTACTTTCTGTTAACATAATGTAACTTTTCACAAAGCTGTGGCTTTCAACCAATGAATATTATTTCTTTATGTCAGGTGCCAatcttttattaataataattaatgtttagGGAAAAGTATATTGTCCATAGAAATGCATACTTTTTCCTGTTTTTCCATGACTGTGGGAAACGTATgcagaaataaatgttttctttacAAAAGTCTAAATTTAAGCAGTCATGTACATGCTGACTTAAAGTAGACCCtatattcaaaatgttattaaatCTAAAATTGTGAAGACAAGAGCCATCTTTTAAGGTTTTTGGCACATATTCCATCAACTTGTTCCCACAGATATTCATAGTAATACCTGTTCCTTTTATAAGGGAGACAGattatttaaatgcatattattattatttttttttttatggagcTTCAAACTAACCTGATTTGGTAGTTCCATTTTGTAAGCTCTAGGAGGAGAATTGTTCATCAGCAGATCAAGTACTGGAAAGAACAGTAATTTGGAAATGTCAAGCCAGGATAAAAGTAATCAGTCTTTTAACAATTAAGAATTTGTTATAAATGTAAAGTATATGAAaagtaaacaataaaaacacaccTTGCTTCAATGAAATGGATACTTTGATACACCACATAAACTGATGCATTCATGGGAATTGATCCATTTAGTTGGAAGATTACGTTCAGCTAATTGAGATCTCGATGTATactaaatatgaaaaaaatgctattttaatgctcacaaaaactgtaaaatggcCGTTTATTTTGCTTCCTATTAGTGGGCTAAACACAGAAATATagtaatttaacaaataaataaatgaatgggCATCTTTTAAAGCGGTTATATGTTGACATGCATTGCTGCAGTTCAAATTCACTCACTCTTTCCTAATGAATGTTAGATACCTGCTGGATATGTAACTTGGCCTTTAAATGGCATTGATTTTCTTACCTGACGCTCCATTCTAGGGCGCCACTTAACAAGCAGTTGTTCCAATCATTATGGGGTCCTGAGTCACACGGCACGGCGGGGGGACTAATTAATCGATCAAACTTAGGTAAAAGCTGGTTATACTGTATAGGgggagatgatgatgatgatgatgatgataatgaggatgatgatgaaatTAACAGGCAGTGAGTTTCATCATCATAGAAAATGATGTTTTTCATGCACTTAATTTATATAAGGTATATAATCACGAAAAATAGCCTGTCCGCTTACCATTTCAGACACAGCTCAGTACAAATCTTCCTTTAATTTAAAGAGGACTAACAGCTAATCACATTAAAAGTCAAAAAATACAACGTCTGGTCTGTGCCAGGGCTACACCGTATAGGCCGGTAAATAGGATTTTGAATTCTTCTATAAATACCCTTTTAATTAGTTGAGTAAGAATTATCTACTTGATACtcctgaaaacagaaaataaactaAGGGgagaatttaaaaataacaatgacCAAATAAACTTCACTTAAGAATCGGATTGCAAAATTCAGCACTAAAATGGTTTTCTAAAGTGCTCAAGAGACAGGATATGCTTCAATGAGGTTAAAGATAAGTGCAGtttagggatagttcacccaaaatgaaaattctgtcatcatttactcaccctcaagttgttccaaacctttgtGATTTTCAaagtacacaaaggaagatatttggaaggtTTGTAAGCAGATCTCGCCCTCCATTGACtatcatagtattttttttccaactatggtagtcaatgggggacaagatctgcttggttacaaacactCTTCCAATGtattattgggtgaactatccctttaaggtacAAGAAGGCAGTGCGGAATAAGACACGATATCTTAAACAACATTATTCTAAGTTTTCAACATAAATTGCTTGGTTAACAGGACAAAGCACAAgcttaacaaaacaaaacaagcatcatttacttcatttattataataaatatattttatgtacacTAATTTAACATGAGTACAGTTCATATGTACAAATGAACTATATACTAGACTGTTTTCTGAACACACCTAAGGCCTGTTTATCAAGAGTACAATCAGTCAGTGATGGGCCATTTTCAGAGACATAAACCAATAGATTGCAGAGGGACTAACAAGAATCTTCAGGAGGTCAGAAACACAATGAGCAACCTTAAATATGTCACCTACCTATATAAACTGTGAAACAAATACCTGTTAAATACGCACAACCCACTGATGCTCTTTCAGAGGGTCACAAAAGTTGTAATCTTCGGGTTGTAGGTCTTTGAAGAGCGATGAAACAGCCAGTTTGACAACTGACAATTGATTTACAATTCAAATTCTAGCTTTAAAGTAGCTTAAGTAAAACATTTTCTGAGAAAATCCCACTTCTGATTGTAAACTGCTCAGTTTTTTTACCTTCAGGGGTTGAGGAAGCGGTCATGATGGACAACTGGAAGAGTTTTTATTCCTTTTGGCTTTTTCTTTTAAACACTGATGCATTTTACTAATACCCAGGTGATCTGCTTATCTCCACATCAAGAGCATCATAAATTGCCTCAGCAAATTGACAGGCCTACTGTAGCAATGTGTTGCTTCCTCCATACGAAATTCTAAAGCCCTGAGCTACTGTCGTCCACATATACATGCCAAACTATACATTATAGATTAATCACCAGGTACCCCAGAATTCCAGCTATGAGTAAAACAGCAGTGAAAATGATCCCCGCAAATACTTTCATCAAGCCAGTTTCTCCTTCCACCGTTTCTTTGGGTTCCTCCTCGCAGATCGAGATGACACCAACCGATGAATTCCCAACACTGACGGTGGATTTCAACTCGGCACCCGCTTCCTGTTTCGCCTCGACTGCCCACGGCGCCACCTGGACTTTCATCTCCATCTCCTCCATCATCTGGTCCACCTGAGCGATCTCGGTTTCCAGCTCTTTGAGGTCCACCGTGTCGATGTTCGCATCGGCTTCGTACTTCATGTTTTGGACGCTCATGGCTCGAGCAGCCACGGTGGTGGTGCTGCCAGTCATTCCCGTCTGGATGAGGTGTCTCGTTGGCACTTTGAGAGGAAAATCCTGTCCTATCTCCAAGGATCGTTTCATGTCCACCTCCAGGAGTTCCATGCTGCTGGTGAAGAGCACCCAGAGGCGCTCGTATTCTGCTCGATCATCTTTACTGATGCTTTTGTCCTTCAGAAGAGCTGTCAGTTTAGTCCTGTTGGCCACTGCCAGCTCCTGGGCTTTCTTTCGAGTCTTTTTAAGTTCCTCACGCAGGTTTTGGGAATCGGATGTGCTCCCCAAAGCGATAACCAGATGCCTGTAGCAAGCTGTTACTTTGTTCAGAGCGTCCAACATGGTCTTGCATTCATCTTTGCCCATGTTTGCACGGGAATACGGATAAGTTTCTCACTGAAAATCCACGAAAAACAGTCTAAGGCTAGTGAATAACACGCTGGATGATAATGTCTTCTAGTTTCCACGGGAGCAGAGCAGCCATACGAGTgcactcatcatcatcatcgtcatTGCAAATTCCTCACCATCCATGTTCCCTGTTGGTGCAGACAGCAGCAGTCGGGCTTATCACTAAATGGATCCCTAAACGGCTTTAGTTGTGCTGCCGGAGATTAAAAGGCTTCAGTAGGTCCGCGTGAATTTAAAACGTCGCCTCTCTTATTCTTTTTGCGCAACGAACATGCCATTTGAAACATAACAGGTGTTCATTTTAAAACTCCAAACAGAACGTCTACCTCCATGACGTCACAAAGGCATTCCAAGAGAGCAATGTAAACGGATTCTCCAAAGGCGGAATGTAAACAAACGCTCGAGCGTTTTAAACGCGCCGAGTTTTGCGCGTGTAATGTTTTAGGTGCCGGAGATGATGACAGTGATGCTGATGATGAGGATGCCGTGAAGACAGCAATCCGTTATCCGCCCGTCCACAGTGATACGACTTTACATAGGATACGAGTAAACGCTTGTCAGTGAAATAACCAGTCTAGCACTCACATCCTGGAAGATCAGCCAAACCTGTAGCGATTGGTTGGCCGATACCATTTCATACCGTTTTTTTTTAGGTGTCTCAAAAGTatttatgaacaatatttttggAAATTTGTTTTTGATATACTAACAGctttgttataaaatattttatattatcaaaaaaatattttatatatcataaaatataatatatatatatatatatatatatatatatatatatatatatatatatatatatatatatatatatatatgcatataaaaatatttaattaatataatataataatataatatatttttttttgtcattgttaCAGGTCATAGTTTGGAAAATGCAGGAAACAATCAGGATTCAGTTATGAGTTATGAGTTTCTCTGCATGATGCCTTTCCGCAGTAATTGTTTGAGGAACAGGTGCAGTGCTAcattcgaaaaaaaaaaaaaagaacatgcaTTCTAATATAAGATGTGATATTCATAAACCATTACACTGATGGCATTGCTGAAAGGTGCATTGCAAAATATAGTTTTTCCTTTTCTCGTTTAGATTTATAGCTCGAGTGGTTTTGGAACACTTTAAAACTTTATCCTTACTTGGAAGTGTTGATGCTGAGTGGCTTAGTGTTTATTTTCACAAGGGCTTACATTTGGACTTTAATTAAACATGTCATTCATTCTTATTTTAGATGCTGCAAACACAGCATAATGagaatggtttttttttttttttttttttttatgaggcATTATATAGAAGCAACTAGCTCTGGAACAATTAAGCAAACTCTGAATGGCAAGCAAtctaaattttttaaataaaagacgTATTAGTCTTTTTTGTCATTTCTAGTTtcaaacattttatctcaatgTTTAAGAGGCACTGTTTAAacttttaaagatttattataTAGGCATACAGTAGTACCACCTCACATATAGATATGATATTAAATTAAACTATATGATATAATAAACTGCTGCAATCCAAATGGTTATCATAAAGTGCTGTAGGCCTATTATATAGGCTCTTATGTAAATCCATTATCATGTATAATATTAGTTGTCTGTACAAATGTGCTGCTAACATGATTTCATTTTCAATCTTAAAGGGTCATGCATACATttcatacatatttttattttgtccttTAAGTTCACATATAATGCaaaacaattataattttcatgACTATTTTCCACATTCCCTCTGACTACCCTATAGAATATTATTTGCAtagtgtttttattcattttggagTCATTCATTCCCAGATGAATAATTTTCTAAACTGGCCCTGTTAATAGGGTTCTTTGAATTAGACTAAAACTAGAAATATGATTTGAGATGACTCCAAACCAGTCTGTTTTACAAATTAAGCACTATGTTTAGCATTGTAAGATTTTTCAGTTAAATTATAGGCATTGTTTTCTATATGGGTCACTTTCacttaatcaccattggcaacCATTCAACCATGTGCTACTTTCAAAAGCATCTCATTTCAAAACATCTTCTGCCAGATCGAGCCTCTCATTAACAGAAGGCCACTTGTTAGAATATAATGAAACCAGAGCCAGATGTATAAGATGTGTTGCTCTCCATGAGCGCTTGTGCATTGACAAATGATATGGATTTCACAAACAGATTTACatgaatctatctatctatctatctatctatctatctatctatctatctatctatctatctatctatctatctatctatctatctatctatataatcttccatccatccatcctgtTTCTATAAATATTATAGCTTATTTTATCACATTTTAGTTCAGTTATCCCCACGTTCAATAAGATCATATGTAGAGAGAGAAATAATTGGAGAGAGCTGTTCTGCAATATTTGCTCTAGATTGAATGAGAGACCATGTGGAGTTGAGAATGCCAAATATATTTGAATGAAGGATTAGTCATGCATTAATAAGGAggaaatattgatttttgttCTCAGTTTACCCTTTAGTCTGCACATATGCAGATACAAACCCACACAGTGGCTGTGTAACGGTTAAGAATCTGTGATACCTTTGGAAAGACGGCTCACCCCAGGTTTGCTCCAGCGGGACTGTCTCTGCAATTAGCTCACTGGGAAACTCTTTAAATTAAAAGCCACTGCCAAATAACATACTCACAGTCTGCATCTGCCTTGTTTTAATTGATAATCATAGTGTTTTGTAACATGGGATAGGGAGTCGCATATTGTTTTTCTGTACAATAAGAGCCATGATGTGCCTGAGACTTCACCTGCTGGGAGACCCAGAGGGTTTCCTCCACATAGAGGAAAAAACCTCCACATTAACCTTCTGTGTGCATGCAGAATATAATATGCCATTCCAACCGCTGCCCCATAGGGTGAAAAACAGCACGTCCCTGCAGGCCACTGGCTGAGTCAGCCTCCCGGTCACATCTGCCAGCTGTGCCACTCCACCAGTGTGCCCAGCTCAAGAGACTTCATTTGGGTGATTTTAATACATACTTGTAATCAATTATcagtgttttaaaaaataatagagCCAATGAAAAAACaccatggtgtgtgtgtgtttgtgtgtgtactgtataggCCTAATGTACCATTGTTAATTCAATAGCTTGGTATCCTTATTTTAGTGCAATTAAAATCTGGTACAGGTGGctatttaaacaagataatCTGGTGATTCATTCAACAtgtgttttatattattattttttaaaatgattgcaAATTGTTAGAGCAGTCTTCTACccataatgtttaataatacactactgttcaaaagtttagggtcagtagatttattttttttctggaaagtacttttttttcaggagttGATTAAAACTTAGAGTAaagaaaatttatattttaaataaatgctgcacttttaactatctatctatctatctatctatctatctatctatctatctatctatctatctatctatctatacatatactgtatgtagaTGTATGCGTGCAGTCTATAATATAGTCTATTTCATTTCATGTACCTCATCTGATACCAACCTAATCATAATATCTGGTGCTAACAGCTTGTTGTTTTCATATTTACCTTCACAAATTCCATATTAATTTGTGCTTTGAGCTGATTTGATGTCCCAGAGCCAGTGAGGAAATTGTGCAGGGAACTAACACACAACCAATCATACTCAGGGAAAAGGTTGCTTGATGTTTAATGGCTCTTCTCCAGTGGATGGAGAGCTGACCTGAAATACACCCACAACAGGAAGCTCTTAGCCGTGGAGAGGTCAAATGAGTCGACAAGCTTGCAGATGCTTCCCTGTCAAAGCAGTATAATGTTTGTGTTGGTGCTAGTTCtttagttccctttcgtgggaactatcgacgctacgtcagtgacgtgatgggaatcctctgcatttttgtgttcgtgaagcactattgtatctaaccaatgagagaacgcgacgtcagaggcgggtgacgtcacgaaccggaacctataaagcatgcccggaaacaaagaacgctagcttctgttgtcttcagtaagcgctatttgtatcttgtctgtcttatttactgttgtctgtctaccatctcgccagaaagtgatctcttgtctgaggacaagagtttctaaacaagtgaaataagacacataatagacatatatatatatatatatataaaatgacggagaaaagccagcgtttcactaagtgtgcacctccttgcccgcgattcatcgtggagggagatacacatgagatgtgtgtgaaatgcctgggagttgagcacgcacaggcagctcttgagggggctgtctgtgtgcactgtgagcggctcactctcagggcgctgcgctcacgccgggcgctctttgaggagggcgccgcggcgagtgttccccgcgggtctggtcccgctgctgccgaggcacagcgaaggctgcactcgtggggttcacaaatggatctagcagaggggggagagacgggctctgccttatcgcttcccttacctgctagatctagtgtctctcctttggtggtggaagcacgcgctgcggtttcttccccgcaaagggaggcaccgacactgaatatatcttcctccgaggaggttgatgttgaaggtgtcgagggtggtgatgagggaccgtcatcctcatctccagcccatgaggaagtatgcactagcgggagttttgtagctccactcctgttggctttattctcgagggaataaaagtctaagctcggatctcgcgcttgccgaggcagcgcgtggattgggttttcattaaagaatatatggctcggatctcgcgttgccgaggcagcgcgtagattaagtctgcaagaatgaatatacagctcgggtcttgcgtttgccgaggctgcgcatgtatcacgtgtccgtaattatgcatgtgtgtgtatgtatatgtgtatatatattcatatattaagggatctgagcagacgggagtttccctttctctctttccctaaaataccttgcgaattattacgagctataattcttttttgtattctaaatatattcagtctgttcaaaaatatatatatttatataagaactggctgcatttaatttgaggattaaatgaaatattgaatacattaaattctgaggaatttaaaagaaagtgtcGCCACCCTTggtcccccgcagaaagcttggggacaggGACAGGCGACACAGCCGAAGTCTTTGTGGGGTAacacagatctgcggactgtaaTTACTTCCAAGAAGGCTTCGAAGAAGTCCTGATGCCAGTGGCGCGGGACATtggagggcagtcccctccagAGAGGGTTGGGTATTAAAATACTTGGTACTCATCCCTCTttggcgccctcagggggccgttctgctaaccctgccacccagtgtgtttcagggcgcagcggtctccaccgatcctcAGAGGAGGGCCGGTCATCATTTGATTCGGCTGTTCCTTGCCGGTTCGCCGCTTCAGGGTGCCGAGTCAAgtgttcaaaaaacaccagaggccagtctcgagagactggttccctttgtaaataaGGCAGAATGAAAACTTCtcccaaatatttcaaaatgggtgctgctcacaatagaaaagggttacaaattcgggtctcgcccgccccagtttaatggggtccttcccacagtggtggccccgagcagtctctggtaatggaacaggaggttatgacgctcttgcaaaaaggagctatagaaggggttctcctcccagcaagctgtcagggtttcACAACctatacttcattgttccaaagaagggacagatcaggtccgaggagctggtttgttgtgatagacctgaaagatgctaactttcatgtatccatccatccttctcataggaagttcctcaggtttgctttcggggacaaagcttaccaatacagggttcttcctttcagcctatcattatcaccctgCACGTTcatgaagtgcgtggatgcagcgctggctccattgagactccagggcatctgcgtgctgaactatatcgacgattggttgatattagctcaaacagaacagttggcagttcaacatcgagatgttgttctgtcgcacatgaaaaagcttgggctgaggctcaatgccaaaaagagtgtgctggttccgagtcagattgcaaactatctaggagtaatctgggattctaccacgatgcaggcgcagctgtctcctgctcgtgtgaattccattttcggagccgtgaatggggtgaagttaggccagtcactcactgtaaaacagtttcagagactgttgggtctgatggcagctgcgtccaacgttattactattggccttctgcacatgatacccttacagtggtggctcaggaccaaggggttttccctgaggggagatccttttcacatgatcaaagtcacgcggcgatgccttcgtgctctggtcatgtggaaaaagccttggttcctgtcccagggacccgtgctgggaactcctcgtcgtcgcgtaatgcttacgacagatgcttccctcacggtctggggggggcgatcatgagtggtcgctcggctcagggtctaagggaggaccatcagctctcctggcacataaatcggctggagatgatggcggtgtctctagaactgaaacacttcctcccagacctgaggggccaccacgtgttggtccgtacggacaacacgacGGTGGTCTCTCTTGACCAGTCATTCACTGTaaaagtttcagagactgttaggTCTTATGGcggctgcgtccaacgtgataacttttggccttctgcacatgagactcttacagtggtggctcaggaccaaggggttttctctgaggggaaatccttttcgcaagatcaaaagtcacgcggcgatgccttcgtgctctggtcatgtggaaaaagccttggttcctgtcccagaacccatgtttgggacttctcgtcgtcgcgtaatgcttacgacggatGTTTCTCTCATGGGctgggggcgatcatgagtggtcgctcagctcagggtctctgggaggaccatcagttcctggcacttaaatcggctggaaatgatggcggtatttcttgcagtaaaata
The nucleotide sequence above comes from Chanodichthys erythropterus isolate Z2021 chromosome 7, ASM2448905v1, whole genome shotgun sequence. Encoded proteins:
- the si:ch73-167i17.6 gene encoding regulator of G-protein signaling 9-binding protein; amino-acid sequence: MGKDECKTMLDALNKVTACYRHLVIALGSTSDSQNLREELKKTRKKAQELAVANRTKLTALLKDKSISKDDRAEYERLWVLFTSSMELLEVDMKRSLEIGQDFPLKVPTRHLIQTGMTGSTTTVAARAMSVQNMKYEADANIDTVDLKELETEIAQVDQMMEEMEMKVQVAPWAVEAKQEAGAELKSTVSVGNSSVGVISICEEEPKETVEGETGLMKVFAGIIFTAVLLIAGILGYLVINL